The bacterium DNA segment TCGGCGTGACTTTTAAACCGGGTATTCATATAAAGATACCATTCGTTCAGAATACTGTTAATTATTTAACAAGGCAGGTAACATATGAAACAAGCGATGAAGCTGAAATAAGTAAAGCAAATTATACTGATTATACGGTAGACACAACATCGGCTGACGGCCAGCAAATAAAAGTAAAATTCACTATCA contains these protein-coding regions:
- a CDS encoding SPFH domain-containing protein — its product is MKKFVWKIIVGVIAFSFALILILNSVVVVQAGNTRVLTQFGRTVGVTFKPGIHIKIPFVQNTVNYLTRQVTYETSDEAEISKANYTDYTVDTTSADGQQIKVKFTI